One part of the Bradyrhizobium sp. CB1650 genome encodes these proteins:
- a CDS encoding MerR family transcriptional regulator: MSKATPRRRRWRIGELAEATGVTVRTLHHYEHTGLLAASERTDGGHRMYDRESVQRVHQIRALRELGFSLVEIRKAMEGTTSLTDLLRKHLERIELQVARATLLRDRLRNMTIDSEIQVSVDELPAALNAMSRVETRSHTSRCTCKLAADREERWRRIRDDLRDCMDRGEHPCGERAKAVAVAARLLISEIAGADSRVSMILKVLARLSAPRSLAGWDPCLMQYLDLALGGLEDQPY; the protein is encoded by the coding sequence ATGAGCAAAGCTACACCACGAAGGCGTCGATGGCGCATTGGCGAACTTGCAGAGGCGACCGGAGTAACGGTGCGCACGCTGCATCATTATGAACATACGGGGCTCCTAGCAGCCTCAGAGCGTACTGACGGCGGCCACCGGATGTACGACCGCGAAAGCGTCCAACGGGTTCACCAGATTCGGGCGCTACGTGAGCTTGGCTTCTCCCTTGTCGAGATCCGTAAAGCTATGGAGGGCACGACCTCACTCACCGACCTGCTGCGCAAGCATCTAGAGCGGATAGAACTTCAGGTAGCTCGAGCAACTCTGTTGCGAGATCGCCTGCGCAACATGACCATCGACAGCGAAATCCAGGTAAGTGTGGATGAGCTGCCTGCTGCCTTGAACGCCATGTCGCGGGTCGAGACGCGTAGTCACACATCCCGATGCACCTGCAAGCTAGCTGCAGATCGCGAGGAGCGGTGGCGGCGGATCCGCGACGACCTGCGTGATTGTATGGATCGGGGCGAGCATCCTTGCGGCGAGCGGGCAAAGGCTGTCGCGGTTGCAGCACGCTTGCTGATCAGCGAAATCGCCGGCGCCGATTCACGCGTTTCGATGATCCTGAAGGTACTTGCACGATTAAGCGCCCCCCGTAGCCTGGCTGGTTGGGATCCCTGCCTCATGCAATACCTCGATCTCGCCCTTGGCGGGTTGGAGGATCAGCCGTATTGA
- the nodD1 gene encoding transcriptional regulator NodD1: MRFKGLDLNLLVALDALMTERNLTAAARKINLSQPAMSAAIARLRTYFRDELFTMRGRGLVPTPGAEALAGPVREALLHIQLSIISRDAFDPTQSSRRFRIILSDFMTIVFLRKIVDRLAQEAPAVRFELLPFSDEPDELLRRGEVDFLILPELFMSSAHPKATLFDETLVCVGCRANKQLSRQLTFEKYISMGHVTAKFGRALRPNIEEWFLLEHGVKRRIEIVVQGFSLIPPILLDTRRIGTMPLRLAKHFEQRMPLRIVEPPLPLPTFTEAVQWPAFHNTDPASIWMRRILLEEASKMASGPQEPPTRRRC; this comes from the coding sequence ATGCGGTTCAAGGGACTCGATCTAAACCTTCTCGTTGCGCTCGATGCTCTGATGACGGAGCGCAACCTCACAGCGGCGGCGCGCAAAATTAACCTGAGCCAGCCCGCTATGAGCGCTGCGATTGCGCGGCTGCGCACCTATTTCCGCGATGAACTATTTACCATGAGAGGTCGCGGGCTCGTCCCGACACCTGGCGCGGAGGCGCTTGCAGGTCCGGTTCGCGAGGCGCTGCTGCACATCCAACTCTCGATCATATCACGGGACGCGTTCGACCCGACTCAGTCGAGCCGACGCTTCAGGATCATTCTGTCCGATTTCATGACGATCGTCTTTTTGCGGAAGATTGTGGACCGTCTTGCACAAGAAGCTCCCGCGGTGCGCTTCGAATTGCTACCATTCTCCGATGAACCCGATGAGCTGCTCCGCCGGGGCGAGGTCGACTTTCTCATTCTGCCGGAACTGTTCATGTCGAGCGCGCATCCTAAGGCGACGCTGTTCGACGAGACCCTCGTATGCGTGGGATGCCGCGCGAACAAGCAGCTATCGCGGCAACTTACGTTCGAGAAATACATTTCGATGGGCCACGTTACGGCGAAGTTCGGACGGGCGCTCAGACCAAACATCGAAGAATGGTTTTTGCTTGAGCACGGCGTCAAGAGACGCATTGAGATCGTTGTGCAGGGCTTTAGCCTGATTCCGCCCATATTGTTAGACACGCGCCGTATCGGCACAATGCCCTTACGACTCGCCAAACACTTCGAACAGCGGATGCCACTGCGGATCGTCGAACCACCGCTCCCCCTGCCCACATTCACCGAGGCTGTGCAGTGGCCTGCGTTCCACAATACGGACCCGGCGAGCATTTGGATGCGGCGGATATTGCTGGAGGAAGCATCCAAGATGGCATCTGGGCCTCAGGAGCCTCCAACTCGCAGGCGCTGCTAG
- a CDS encoding branched-chain amino acid ABC transporter substrate-binding protein — MLNGHYASAASAALLFCALASAARGSEAKIAVAGPMSGSSAAFGLQMRDGAAAAVEALNASGLLPDTKVIMSVADDACDPKQAVAVANKLTTERVRLVIGHFCSSSSIPASDIYAEAGIIQVSPGSTNPQLTERGLQTAFRICGRDDQQGTAAAEHIHRNYPNAKIAVLDDKSTAGKGIADVVETQLQRFGEQVIRQSYVAGEKDYRALVSRIKQDGVRVVYIGGYHTEIGLFVRQASEAGAGLIVMANDPLMTSEFWAITGTAGNGTLFTFMPDPARNADAAGVVAGLKASNLSAEGYTLYAYAAVQAWAEAVNRTGSLNAARVASALRSRAIDTVIGPVRFDTKGDNAAPGFLVYRWRDGRVETVEQN; from the coding sequence ATGTTGAATGGGCATTACGCTTCTGCTGCGAGTGCAGCGCTTCTCTTCTGCGCCCTCGCCTCGGCTGCGCGCGGCTCCGAAGCCAAGATTGCCGTGGCTGGCCCAATGAGCGGAAGCAGCGCTGCGTTCGGCTTGCAAATGCGCGACGGTGCGGCTGCGGCGGTCGAGGCGTTGAACGCTTCGGGCCTACTTCCCGATACCAAGGTGATTATGAGTGTCGCCGACGACGCCTGCGACCCGAAGCAAGCTGTCGCAGTCGCGAATAAGCTCACAACAGAGCGGGTACGGTTGGTCATTGGCCATTTTTGTTCCTCTTCGTCGATCCCGGCCTCCGACATCTATGCCGAAGCAGGCATCATTCAGGTCTCCCCTGGCTCGACAAATCCTCAGCTAACAGAACGAGGCCTTCAGACCGCCTTTCGGATCTGCGGCCGCGATGACCAACAGGGCACCGCTGCCGCTGAGCACATTCACAGGAACTACCCTAACGCCAAGATCGCAGTGCTCGACGACAAGAGCACCGCAGGCAAGGGTATTGCCGACGTGGTTGAGACACAGCTTCAGAGGTTCGGTGAACAAGTCATTCGGCAAAGCTACGTAGCCGGCGAAAAGGATTACAGGGCGCTGGTCTCAAGAATAAAGCAGGATGGGGTGCGCGTCGTCTATATCGGCGGCTATCATACCGAAATTGGCTTGTTTGTACGCCAGGCATCAGAGGCAGGAGCGGGCCTCATCGTCATGGCGAACGATCCATTGATGACCTCTGAATTCTGGGCCATTACGGGCACCGCTGGAAATGGCACGTTGTTTACCTTCATGCCGGACCCCGCCAGGAATGCCGATGCGGCCGGCGTGGTAGCCGGACTCAAAGCTTCCAACCTGTCCGCTGAGGGCTACACGCTTTACGCCTATGCCGCCGTGCAAGCATGGGCAGAGGCGGTGAACCGGACCGGCTCGCTCAATGCTGCGCGCGTCGCCAGCGCACTTCGTTCACGGGCGATCGATACCGTGATTGGGCCAGTCCGGTTCGATACAAAGGGAGACAATGCGGCTCCTGGTTTTCTGGTTTACCGCTGGCGCGACGGCCGTGTTGAAACTGTCGAGCAGAACTGA
- a CDS encoding NolY has protein sequence MELDPSNSRAEDLEERIDLQLDIVAALIREEGDELEAIRLLNALTNQMITAEVELVQLGDTRTEGRASDRRTTRLSRERGVYYPEDLQVLGRLLDQAVAALPAVLRTPANQMKIAKLILSRSAAD, from the coding sequence GTGGAACTTGACCCTTCCAATTCACGCGCAGAGGACCTCGAGGAACGCATCGACCTGCAACTCGACATCGTGGCCGCACTCATACGCGAAGAAGGCGACGAGCTCGAAGCGATCCGACTGCTAAACGCACTCACAAACCAAATGATTACGGCGGAAGTGGAGCTCGTCCAGCTAGGCGATACCAGAACTGAGGGCCGCGCCAGCGACCGGCGAACGACGCGACTGTCGCGAGAGCGTGGCGTTTACTACCCCGAAGACCTTCAGGTTTTGGGACGCCTTCTCGATCAGGCCGTGGCAGCATTACCGGCAGTACTCCGAACTCCCGCCAACCAAATGAAGATCGCGAAACTAATTCTGTCACGTTCAGCAGCGGATTGA
- a CDS encoding LysR family transcriptional regulator has protein sequence MRFKGLDLNLLVALDALMTERNLSAAARKINLSQPAMSAAVARLRSYFRDELFGMRGRELVPTSRAEGLAAPVREALTHIELSIIARDVFGPAQSNRRFRIVLSDFITIVFFRNVVERVAREAPAVSFELVALTDRHDELLRRGDVDFVILPELFMSSAHPRAALFEERLVCVGCCTNSQLLRRLTFDRYMSMGHVAVKLGGARKTPVEDSFLLDLCLNRRIDILVQSFSMIPPLLVGTNRVGTMPLGLVKHFQRTIPLRIAELPQPFPAFTESVQWPVLHNSDPESLWMREILLQEATRIATGQDPSIICTSERADTAGDFARSVSPLS, from the coding sequence ATGCGTTTCAAAGGTCTGGATCTCAATCTTCTCGTCGCGCTGGATGCTCTAATGACTGAGCGCAATCTCAGCGCAGCGGCACGCAAGATTAACCTTAGTCAGCCGGCCATGAGTGCAGCCGTTGCACGGCTGCGCTCCTATTTCCGTGACGAGCTGTTTGGGATGAGGGGAAGGGAACTTGTCCCGACCTCACGCGCTGAAGGACTCGCAGCTCCTGTGCGCGAGGCTCTAACGCACATTGAGCTCTCAATTATCGCGCGGGACGTGTTCGGCCCAGCTCAGTCGAACCGGCGATTTAGGATCGTCCTTTCTGACTTTATAACAATCGTATTCTTTCGAAATGTCGTGGAGCGCGTCGCGCGAGAAGCACCTGCCGTCAGCTTCGAACTCGTGGCGCTCACCGATAGGCACGATGAGCTTCTCCGCCGCGGCGACGTCGATTTTGTTATCTTGCCGGAATTATTCATGTCCAGCGCGCACCCCAGGGCGGCCCTATTCGAGGAGAGACTCGTCTGCGTAGGTTGCTGCACGAACAGCCAACTGCTACGGCGGCTTACATTTGATCGGTATATGTCGATGGGCCATGTTGCGGTTAAGCTCGGAGGCGCGCGCAAGACGCCGGTCGAGGACTCCTTTCTACTCGATCTCTGTCTCAATCGGCGCATCGACATTCTCGTGCAGAGCTTCAGCATGATCCCGCCCCTGCTGGTAGGCACGAACCGCGTAGGGACGATGCCATTAGGGCTCGTAAAGCATTTCCAAAGAACGATCCCCCTTCGGATTGCCGAGCTTCCGCAGCCATTCCCCGCCTTCACTGAGTCCGTCCAATGGCCCGTGCTTCACAATAGCGATCCAGAAAGCCTGTGGATGCGAGAGATATTGTTGCAGGAGGCTACCCGCATCGCAACTGGACAAGACCCCTCCATCATCTGCACTTCGGAACGAGCGGATACTGCCGGAGATTTCGCACGATCCGTCTCGCCGTTGTCTTAG
- a CDS encoding outer membrane beta-barrel protein, whose protein sequence is MKNFLILTASIGALSAAAPAFGADLASQPVQVKAAPLPVAAPIIDWSGYYIGVNGGWGTSRNCWDFNGVTPEGCHNSTGGTIGGQIGYRWHIFNMVYGIEGQGNWADFSGSNVSAAFPADTIGTKTDAFGLLTGHIGYAFNAVLLYAKGGAAVTSNTYHLNSVATGTEIAKDNDVRWGGALGAGAEVSLAPSWSAGVEYTHLFMQRSNVSFPAAVAADRVHQNVDLITARLNYKFGQGFAK, encoded by the coding sequence ATGAAGAATTTTCTGATTCTGACCGCAAGCATCGGCGCACTCAGTGCAGCCGCCCCGGCATTCGGAGCGGACTTGGCCAGTCAGCCCGTCCAGGTCAAGGCGGCACCGCTGCCGGTCGCAGCTCCGATTATCGATTGGTCCGGCTACTATATCGGTGTCAATGGCGGCTGGGGAACGAGCCGCAACTGCTGGGATTTCAATGGAGTCACACCCGAGGGTTGCCATAATTCGACTGGCGGTACCATTGGCGGTCAGATTGGCTATCGTTGGCACATCTTCAACATGGTCTACGGGATCGAAGGCCAGGGCAATTGGGCCGACTTCAGCGGCTCCAATGTCAGCGCCGCCTTCCCAGCAGACACCATTGGCACCAAGACAGATGCGTTCGGTCTGCTCACCGGCCATATTGGCTACGCGTTCAATGCCGTGCTGCTGTACGCCAAGGGCGGTGCTGCGGTGACCAGCAACACCTATCACCTGAACTCGGTGGCTACTGGCACCGAGATTGCCAAAGACAATGATGTGCGTTGGGGTGGCGCGCTGGGCGCCGGTGCCGAAGTCAGCCTCGCACCCAGCTGGTCAGCTGGCGTCGAGTATACCCACTTGTTCATGCAGCGCAGCAACGTAAGCTTCCCAGCGGCCGTTGCTGCCGATCGCGTCCACCAGAACGTCGATCTCATCACGGCACGGCTCAATTACAAGTTCGGCCAAGGGTTTGCCAAATAG
- the istB gene encoding IS21-like element ISBj11 family helper ATPase IstB produces the protein MNTANTVDTARLNLLLNELRLPAIKVLWPQFSEQSDKEGWPAARFLATIAEHEIAERGRRRIERHLVDARLPAGKTFDNFDFEAVPMISKAQVTALAAGDGWLGKGANLLLFGPPGGGKSHLAAAIGLALIENGWRVLFTRTTDLVQKLQVARRELNLEAAINRLDRFDLLILDDLAYVTKDQAETSVLFELISARYERRSMLITANQPVGEWNRVFPDPAMTLAAIDRLVHHATIVEMNVESYRRRTALERKRGPGRPPSHATPKTLAD, from the coding sequence ATGAACACGGCCAACACAGTCGACACCGCGCGCCTCAATCTGTTGCTCAACGAGCTGCGGCTGCCCGCCATCAAGGTGCTGTGGCCACAGTTCTCCGAGCAGTCCGACAAGGAAGGCTGGCCGGCGGCCCGCTTCCTCGCCACCATTGCCGAGCACGAGATCGCCGAACGCGGCCGCCGTCGCATCGAGCGCCATCTCGTCGACGCACGGCTGCCAGCCGGAAAGACCTTCGACAACTTCGACTTCGAGGCCGTGCCGATGATCTCCAAGGCGCAAGTGACTGCGCTCGCCGCCGGCGACGGCTGGTTGGGCAAGGGCGCCAATTTGCTGCTGTTCGGCCCGCCCGGCGGCGGCAAGAGTCATTTGGCGGCAGCCATCGGCCTGGCCCTGATCGAGAACGGATGGCGTGTCCTCTTCACCCGGACCACCGATCTCGTCCAGAAACTCCAGGTGGCGCGGCGCGAGCTCAACCTCGAGGCTGCCATCAATCGCCTCGATCGCTTCGATTTGCTGATCCTCGATGACCTCGCCTACGTCACCAAGGACCAGGCCGAGACCAGCGTGCTGTTCGAGCTCATCAGCGCGCGCTACGAACGGCGCTCCATGCTGATCACGGCCAATCAGCCCGTCGGCGAATGGAACAGGGTCTTCCCGGACCCCGCCATGACCCTCGCTGCCATCGATCGCCTCGTTCACCACGCCACCATCGTCGAGATGAACGTCGAGAGCTATCGCCGCCGCACCGCGCTCGAACGAAAACGTGGTCCAGGACGGCCGCCCTCGCACGCGACACCGAAAACTCTCGCTGATTGA
- the istA gene encoding IS21 family transposase codes for MQVVLPPRGITCVPGRHITDHQMRLYMKYRQTDTPPVAAAKASFSTSTAYRIEKDPRLPSQKKGARGSRRPDPLADVFEAEVVPMLKAAPGVRPVAIFEEILRRHPELGVGIRRTLERRIRAWRVIHGEEQEVIFRQTHEPGQVGLSDFTDMGELGVTIAGAPLDHRLYHFRLAYCGFEHAHVVLGGESFVALAEGLQNALWSLGGAPREHRTDSPSAAFCNLDRNARDDLTRRYEDLCTHYGMRPSRNNRGIAHENGAIESSHGHLKRAIADALLLRGTADFDDLAAYRGFIDEIVSRRNARNAKRIDHERATLQALPDRRTSDYEEVIVRVTSSGGFTLRKVFYTVPSRLIGHQLRVRLYDDRLDVFVGGTHLVTLPRGRPHPNGKHDQVVDYRHVIHSLRRKPMALLNLVYRDRLFPRDAYRRTFDRLRERLPDRKACRLMVDLLALAHERGCEAELAGQLAADLDVGQLPDLGRLRAQFAPDPACVPQVVVQLAPLASYECLIGASQIGDAA; via the coding sequence ATGCAAGTGGTTCTTCCGCCAAGAGGAATCACTTGCGTGCCAGGCCGACACATTACCGATCACCAGATGAGGCTCTATATGAAGTACCGTCAGACCGATACCCCGCCAGTGGCCGCCGCCAAGGCGTCGTTCAGCACGTCAACAGCCTATCGGATTGAGAAGGATCCCCGCCTACCATCGCAGAAGAAAGGAGCCCGCGGCAGTCGCCGGCCGGATCCCTTGGCCGACGTGTTTGAGGCCGAGGTGGTGCCGATGCTGAAGGCCGCCCCCGGCGTGCGGCCGGTTGCGATCTTCGAGGAGATCTTGCGACGGCACCCTGAACTTGGGGTCGGAATCCGCCGCACGCTGGAGCGCCGGATACGCGCCTGGCGGGTGATCCACGGCGAGGAGCAGGAGGTCATCTTCCGCCAGACCCACGAGCCCGGCCAGGTCGGCCTCTCCGACTTCACCGACATGGGCGAGCTGGGGGTCACCATTGCCGGAGCGCCGCTCGATCATCGCCTCTACCACTTCCGGCTGGCCTATTGCGGGTTTGAGCACGCCCATGTCGTGCTCGGTGGCGAGAGCTTCGTCGCCTTGGCCGAAGGACTGCAGAATGCGCTGTGGTCGCTCGGTGGCGCACCGCGGGAGCATCGGACCGACAGCCCGTCGGCCGCCTTCTGCAATCTCGACCGGAACGCGAGGGACGATCTGACCCGGCGGTACGAGGACCTTTGCACCCATTACGGCATGCGGCCTTCCCGCAACAACCGCGGCATCGCCCATGAGAATGGGGCGATCGAGAGCTCGCATGGCCATCTCAAGCGGGCGATTGCGGATGCGCTGCTGTTGCGCGGCACTGCCGACTTCGATGATCTCGCCGCCTACCGCGGCTTCATCGACGAGATCGTCAGCCGCCGCAATGCCCGCAACGCCAAGCGGATCGACCACGAGCGCGCCACCCTGCAGGCGTTGCCGGATCGCCGCACCTCGGACTACGAGGAGGTGATTGTCCGCGTGACGTCGAGCGGCGGCTTCACCTTGCGCAAGGTGTTCTACACCGTGCCGTCACGCCTGATCGGCCACCAGCTGCGGGTGCGCCTCTACGACGATCGTCTCGACGTGTTCGTCGGCGGCACCCATCTCGTCACCCTGCCGCGTGGGCGGCCGCATCCCAACGGCAAGCACGACCAGGTCGTCGATTATCGACACGTGATCCATTCCTTGCGGCGCAAGCCAATGGCGCTGCTCAATCTCGTCTACCGTGATCGGCTGTTCCCGCGCGATGCCTATCGCCGAACCTTCGATCGCTTGCGCGAACGGCTGCCGGACAGGAAAGCCTGCCGGCTCATGGTCGATCTGCTTGCTCTGGCGCACGAGCGCGGCTGCGAGGCCGAACTCGCCGGTCAGCTCGCCGCCGACCTGGACGTCGGCCAACTGCCCGACCTCGGACGGCTGCGCGCCCAGTTCGCGCCCGATCCCGCCTGCGTGCCGCAGGTCGTGGTTCAGCTTGCCCCGCTCGCCAGCTACGAGTGCCTCATCGGCGCCAGCCAGATCGGAGACGCCGCATGA
- a CDS encoding LuxR family transcriptional regulator, with the protein MASDAGFGAQTSRKINPRVQVMQLHLAPPETSASEHTDRELERSSEAPIRDLFSFTECANQTHSLRALFQLLVSCATDEGFSEVAFGALNFVEPLAEYPPPAVAVKWPPDWCDRYFKRKYHTIDPVVRRTPMLSRPFLWDQLPDRYQLQPDERRVLDEAREAGLKHGMSVPLFGPLGRVSVVSFASASDDADPQDRIGHLNALAWQFHTAYGDIARPCDDGRERKVILSQREISCLWWVAEGKSSWEIGKILDISENTVNFHIKNAMRKLGATSRIQAAIIAIRLNLL; encoded by the coding sequence ATGGCGTCTGACGCAGGGTTCGGCGCTCAGACTTCACGAAAAATAAACCCAAGGGTTCAGGTCATGCAATTGCATTTGGCTCCGCCTGAAACAAGCGCAAGCGAACACACTGACAGGGAGCTTGAACGAAGTTCTGAGGCGCCCATCAGGGATCTCTTTAGCTTCACCGAATGCGCGAACCAGACGCATTCGCTCAGAGCGCTGTTCCAGCTTCTTGTAAGCTGTGCCACCGATGAAGGCTTCAGTGAAGTCGCCTTCGGCGCTCTCAACTTCGTCGAGCCACTGGCGGAATATCCACCTCCGGCTGTGGCTGTGAAGTGGCCGCCAGACTGGTGCGACCGATACTTCAAACGCAAGTACCATACTATCGATCCGGTGGTCCGGAGGACGCCGATGCTTTCGCGGCCGTTTTTGTGGGACCAACTCCCCGACCGCTATCAACTTCAACCGGACGAGAGACGCGTATTGGACGAGGCGAGAGAGGCGGGCTTGAAGCATGGCATGAGCGTGCCATTGTTTGGCCCGTTGGGTCGGGTATCTGTGGTGTCGTTTGCATCTGCGTCCGACGATGCTGATCCTCAGGACCGCATCGGTCATCTCAACGCCCTGGCCTGGCAGTTTCACACCGCCTATGGCGACATCGCTCGTCCGTGCGATGATGGCCGCGAAAGAAAAGTTATACTATCGCAGCGGGAGATCAGTTGCTTGTGGTGGGTCGCAGAGGGGAAATCGTCTTGGGAAATAGGAAAGATCCTGGACATCAGCGAGAATACAGTCAATTTTCATATCAAAAATGCAATGCGAAAGCTGGGTGCGACCAGCCGGATTCAAGCGGCCATTATAGCAATTCGCCTCAATCTTCTTTGA
- a CDS encoding LLM class flavin-dependent oxidoreductase, whose product MKNSLPSRVTCGIFDHLDDDGRDAGRQYEDRLKLAEVCDSLGFYAYHLAEHHCTPHGRGPSPHLFLSSLAQRTRQLRFGPLVLLLNLYHPLRAFEEICMLDQLSGGRLEVGIGRGSQPIEWGYFGISAHAAPSRYTEASEILNIALKGHTLSYQGHHFQLSEVPLTLRPHQRPYPPTWIASNRAESAQWAAANGANLACIGPASVVRKITDAYRSHRAYDTVAQGREPFLGLARMVVIAKSDQDAHAAAKTAYGRWLESFKFLYDLNAIPTPPVLPLTFDAALESELCVVGTPASVRQLLLQQMEEAGANYLLCQLAFGNLPLEISLYTATAIKAEILDGFGG is encoded by the coding sequence GTGAAGAATAGCCTTCCTTCAAGAGTAACGTGCGGCATTTTTGACCATTTGGATGACGACGGTCGAGATGCCGGACGACAATATGAAGATCGTCTCAAGCTGGCGGAGGTCTGTGATTCTCTGGGCTTCTACGCTTATCACCTGGCCGAACACCACTGCACGCCTCATGGCAGAGGGCCCTCGCCGCACCTGTTTCTATCAAGCCTCGCGCAGCGGACCCGGCAATTGCGCTTTGGTCCGCTCGTCCTGTTGCTCAACCTTTATCATCCATTGCGCGCATTCGAAGAGATCTGCATGCTTGACCAATTGAGCGGCGGCAGGCTCGAGGTCGGGATAGGCCGCGGCTCCCAGCCGATTGAATGGGGTTATTTCGGCATCAGTGCGCATGCCGCACCAAGCCGTTATACGGAAGCCAGCGAAATCCTGAATATTGCGCTGAAGGGACATACGCTATCTTATCAGGGACACCACTTTCAGTTGAGCGAGGTACCCTTGACGTTGAGGCCTCATCAACGTCCATATCCGCCGACCTGGATCGCGAGCAATCGGGCTGAGTCGGCGCAGTGGGCCGCTGCAAATGGCGCCAATCTGGCGTGCATAGGCCCCGCCTCTGTTGTCCGGAAAATTACGGACGCCTACCGCTCCCATCGAGCCTACGATACAGTAGCACAAGGCCGCGAGCCATTTCTCGGCCTGGCGCGCATGGTCGTAATTGCTAAGTCTGACCAAGACGCTCATGCGGCGGCCAAAACTGCGTATGGACGATGGCTGGAGAGCTTCAAGTTTCTTTACGACCTGAATGCCATTCCGACGCCGCCCGTCCTTCCGCTGACCTTCGATGCAGCACTTGAGAGCGAATTGTGTGTCGTTGGAACGCCAGCTTCCGTCCGGCAGCTTCTTCTTCAGCAGATGGAAGAGGCAGGTGCCAACTACTTGCTTTGCCAGCTTGCATTTGGAAACCTTCCGCTGGAAATCTCCCTGTACACGGCAACCGCAATCAAAGCTGAAATTCTCGATGGCTTTGGTGGCTAA